Proteins from a genomic interval of Phalacrocorax aristotelis chromosome 3, bGulAri2.1, whole genome shotgun sequence:
- the UBXN2A gene encoding UBX domain-containing protein 2A, with product MKDMDNIKTVKKEWMCKSGTDDQILNGTEQNCDYFVDNLFEEVQKVGAICMPPTTVKNQVDVIIKLWKNGFTVNDGELRSYTDVANQQFLDSIKKGELPFELRKVFDKEEVDVKMEDKKDMVYLSSKKTMFHPFSGRGYRLGSATPRIISQVRDDHQGPDNKRHLPLVPLNDLEPITSIQIWLADGERIIQKFNISHRISHVRDFITKYQGSEGSVPFTLTTSLPFRELRDETLTLEEAKLQNAVVVQRLRKTTEPFRLLVIKAPDDDCKTAAASNGQLKNEQKNTIKSTSF from the exons ATGAAAGACATGGACAATATCaaaactgtaaagaaagaaTG GATGTGTAAATCGGGTACCGATGATCAGATTTTGAATGGTACAGAACAAAACTGTGACTACTTTGTAGATAACCTTTTTGAAGAAGTTCAGAAGGTTGGTGCTATATGTATGCCCCCAACTACCGTCAAGAACCAG GTTGATGTAATCATTAAACTTTGGAAAAATGGGTTTACAGTAAATGATGGTGAACTTAGGAGCTACACTGATGTTGCAAACCAGCAGTTCTTGGACTCCATTAAAAAAGG ggaaCTGCCTTTTGAGCTACGAAAAGTTTTTGATAAGGAGGAGGTAGATGTGAAAATGGAAGATAAAAAAGATATGGTATATTTGTCATCAAAAAAGACAATGTTTCATCCCTTTTCTGGACGCGGTTACAGATTAGGAAG tgctaCTCCAAGGATAATCTCTCAAGTAAGAGATGATCATCAAGGACCTGACAACAAAAGACACCTGCCTTTAGTACCCTTAAATGATTTGGAGCCTATCACTAGTATCCAGATCTGGTTGGCTGATGGGGAAAGGATAATTCAGAAATTCAATATTTCTCACAG AATAAGCCATGTCAGAGACTTCATAACAAAGTATCAAGGGTCTGAGGGAAGCGTTCCCTTCACACTGACTACTTCGCTGCCGTTTCGAGAGCTGCGAGATGAGACACTAACGCTAGAGGAAGCGAAGTTGCAAAATGCTGTTGTTGTTCAGAGACTCCGGAAAACAACTGAACCTTTCAGACTCTTAGTGATAAAAGCACCTGACGATGACTGTAAAACTGCTGCTGCATCTAACGGACAGCTCAAGAATGAGCAAAAAAACACTATCAAAAGTACAAGCTTTTAA